Proteins from a genomic interval of Capsicum annuum cultivar UCD-10X-F1 chromosome 4, UCD10Xv1.1, whole genome shotgun sequence:
- the LOC107867929 gene encoding probable WRKY transcription factor 4, with amino-acid sequence MGEKLKVPAVSALPALTIPPRETFFGGGNMSYFSPGPITLVSSYFSESEHPSFSQLLAGAMASPLAKPLLTKEEEANCKEGNLGYKQNRPMSLMVAHSPFFTPFSPSGLLNSPAFLSPLQSPFGMSHQQALAHVTAQAALSQSYLQGTSAQVLGTSDLDESSLQPQLDTMPSDQQIKKFELPQISQSEEKPYLNSVDKPASDGYNWRKYGQKMVKASECPRSYYKCTHVKCPVRKKVERSVDGHVTEITYKGHHNHELPQPNKRRRDSGAQDGSDCSKANPEIETHTEIETSGLNGAHLAHSEQVSTERASEPPVLKDYDEIVDTATATGKEQDDESNVKRMKTTVETPILFSSHKAESESKIVVQTRSEVDILDDGFKWRKYGQKVVKGNHHPRSYYRCTYPGCNVRKHVERASTDPKAVITTYEGKHNHESPIARNRSHSAAQDSTCQLNEQEIATWRPSLHEKVALHANEIPVCRQLKDEHMAA; translated from the exons ATGGGGGAAAAACTGAAAGTTCCAGCAGTTTCAGCACTTCCTGCACTAACAATTCCACCTAGGGAAACATTTTTTGGTGGTGGAAATATGTCTTATTTTAGCCCAGGTCCAATTACCCTTGTGTCCAGCTACTTCTCTGAATCTGAGCACCCTTCTTTCTCTCAGCTCCTTGCTGGGGCCATGGCTTCTCCACTAGCAAAACCCCTTTTGACTAAAGAAGAAGAAGCTAATTGTAAAGAGGGGAATTTAGGGTATAAGCAGAATCGACCGATGAGTTTAATGGTGGCTCACTCTCCTTTCTTTACCCCTTTTAGTCCTTCTGGATTGCTTAATTCACCTGCCTTTCTTTCCCCACTTCAG AGTCCGTTTGGGATGTCACACCAGCAAGCCCTAGCACATGTTACAGCGCAGGCAGCATTATCCCAGTCTTACCTACAGGGGACATCAGCACAAGTATTAGGGACATCTGACCTAGACGAATCTTCTTTACAACCTCAATTAGATACTATGCCGTCAGACCAGCAGATTAAGAAGTTTGAACTGCCACAGATTTCTCAATCTGAGGAAAAGCCATACCTTAATTCAGTCGATAAGCCAGCTTCTGATGGTTACAATTGGAGGAAGTATGGCCAGAAGATGGTTAAGGCAAGTGAATGCCCTCGGAGCTACTATAAATGCACACATGTCAAATGTCCTGTCAGGAAGAAGGTTGAGCGATCCGTTGATGGTCACGTAACTGAGATAACATATAAAGGCCATCACAATCACGAGCTTCCTCAACCAAACAAACGCAGAAGAGATAGTGGTGCTCAGGATGGTTCAGACTGCTCCAAAGCTAACCCTGAAATTGAAACACATACTGAGATAGAAACCAGCGGCTTAAATGGGGCGCATCTTGCTCATTCTGAGCAGGTGTCTACTGAAAGGGCATCTGAACCTCCagttttgaaggattatgatgaAATTGTGGACACTGCAACAGCAACAGGCAAGGAACAGGATGATGAATCAAATGTGAAGAGAAT GAAGACAACAGTCGAGACTCCTATTCTTTTTTCATCACATAAAGCGGAATCAGAATCCAAGATTGTTGTGCAGACAAGGAGTGAAGTAGACATTTTGGATGACGGGTTCAAGTGGCGTAAGTATGGGCAAAAAGTGGTGAAGGGGAATCATCATCCGAG GAGTTATTACCGTTGCACATATCCTGGATGCAATGTTCGCAAACATGTTGAGAGGGCTTCAACAGACCCAAAAGCTGTCATAACAACATATGAAGGCAAACACAATCATGAAAGTCCCATTGCTAGAAACAGAAGCCATAGCGCAGCCCAAGATAGTACTTGTCAGTTGAACGAGCAAGAGATTGCAACTTGGAGGCCTTCACTTCATGAAAAAGTTGCTCTTCATGCCAATGAAATACCAGTGTGTAGGCAGCTGAAAGATGAACATATGGCAGCATAA